A genomic window from Chrysoperla carnea chromosome 3, inChrCarn1.1, whole genome shotgun sequence includes:
- the LOC123295883 gene encoding uncharacterized protein LOC123295883: MALFPAYENELEGKNKNEDKTKENVTWLENKSFDSTNVAKTLTSSIIPTTSTENKSTKLKENEEKTQKSPSISPTDTSIQKDNKNIFYELCLFLKQAGLYEYLYVLIKLYTTISLGQEMISFHGNEQELIEYETLILQSKLPTHELWLRIEKLRESFHFIPEDNSDDPQRIIFNDELNELIYPIIDQNNINKLIIIILNIYKIPLIPFRNEFNLNNLLNHNNIDVSIELLLPIFISTTNHLSIFNNLIIFKKYLLIYINGPQYINSIGNVQYLDFILNLFKYLINNNNNINLNIWFIRFQRLLLLLNHYKLINLTNKFIKQINKNIHEILKINNNNIYLYNEYALIKYNDANEFILNILKELQQLNDKYLHELLYESYVRLLFWYYDKFNKNIYQLFLHTLHNGIELYPNNYELLGILLSVETKNDGIVQPVWKLNKILTKSNECIPILVLLIIIEERFEYQETIEKKSIELFGGDCNQYINDQSKYYKLLSLYDKFTKQERIKYCALIWRLYLKFLYKHNKNELCKNIYYIACETCPWFKPLYMDAAVYIPTELPQIQDLITEKNLRIHITPEELQVLAT, translated from the exons ATGGCCTTATTTCCTGCATACGAAAATGAATTAGAAGGCAAAAATAAGAATGAAGATAAGACTAAAGAAAATGTAACATGGTTAGAAAATAAGAGTTTCGATTCTACAAATGTAGCAAAAACTTTAACATCATCAATAATACCAACAACTTCAACTGAAAATAAAAGcacaaaattaaaagaaaatgaagaaaaaactcaaaaatcgcCATCAATAAGTCCAACTGATACATCAATTCAAAAAGATAATAAA aatatattttatgagctatgtttatttttaaaacaagcgggattatatgaatatttatatgtattaataaaattatacacaacGATAAGTTTAGGACAAGAGATGATAAGTTTTCATGGAAACGAGCAAGAATTAATTGAATACGAAACGTTAATTTTACAATCGAAACTACCAACACATGAATTATGGTTACGTATTGAAAAATTACGTGaatcatttcattttatacCAGAAGATAATTCAGATGATCCACAAcgaattatatttaatgatgaattaaatgaattaatctATCCTATAAttgatcaaaataatatcaataaattaataataattatattaaatatatataaaataccatTAATACCATTTcgtaatgaatttaatttaaataatttattaaatcataataatattgatgtatcaattgaattattattaccaatatttatttcaacaacaaatcatttatcaatttttaataatttaataatatttaaaaaatatttattaatttatattaacggACCACAATATATTAATTCAATTGGAAATGTAcaatatttagattttattttgaatttatttaaatatttaataaataataataataatattaatttaaatatatggttTATACGATTTCaacgtttattattattattaaatcattataaattaataaatttaacaaataaatttattaaacaaattaataaaaatattcatgaaatattaaaaattaataataataatatatatttatataatgaatatgctttaattaaatat AATGATgctaatgaatttattttgaatatattaaaagaattgCAACAAttgaatgataaatatttacatgaatTGTTGTATGAAAGCTATGTACGATTATTATTTTGGTATTATGATAAGtttaataagaatatttatCAGTTATTTCTACATACATTGCATAATGGTATTGAATTGTAtccaaataattatgaattgttGGGAATATTGTTGTCTGTTGAG acAAAGAATGATGGAATTGTACAACCAGtatggaaattaaataaaatattgacaaaatcaAATGAATGTATACCTATATTAGTGTTACTAATTATTATCGAAGAACGTTTTGAATATCAAGAAACTATTGAAAAGAAATCAATTGAattatttg gtggAGATTGTAATCAATATATAAAcgatcaatcaaaatattataaattattatcattgtatgataaatttacaaaacaggAACGAATTAAATATTGTGCATTGATATGgagattatatttaaaattcttatataaacacaataaaaatgaattatgtaaaaatatatattacatagcATGTGAAACATGCCCATGGTTCAAACCATTATACATGGATGCGGCTGTTTATATACCAACAGAATTACCACAAATACAAGATTTAATCACGGAGAAAAATTTACGAATACATATAACACCTGAAGAATTACAAGTTTTAGCTacttaa